GGCGACGTCCTCGTCGAGCGGGGGAGCGCAGACAGCGACGCCGGTGGGGAATCGGTCGTCGTCGAGCGCCGCGTGCTGGTGACGCGGGACGTCCCGCGAACGGAACAGGTCGCACTCGACGAAGCGAGGAGAGTCGTCGTTCTCGACGACCACGACGGGCGACTGGTGATAGACGTCGATTCGAGCGGCCCGCACAACGTGCGAACCATTATCGCGGGCGGGCGGGTCGTGCTTCACGAACCATCGGGGCTCGACGGCCGGTATGCGGTCGCCGTCCCGCGACAGTATCCCCTCCGCGTCGCCTTCGAGTCCGGCGGCTACGGGGGCGGGACGGCGACCGTCGACTGGACCGCTCGAAACGCGAGCGCCGAGCGGGTGGAGGTGAGGGTCGGTGGGTGAGCGGCACCGCGGAGGACCGACTCGCCGGCGGGGCGAGCGGGCGCAGCTCGCAACCTCGTTGGTCGAGGCGACCGTCGGGGCGCTGTTGATCCTCTCGGTCGTCGCGGGGTTCGTCTGGGTGCCCGCGGACGCGACGCAGTCGGCGACGGAACTGGACCGAATCGCGGGTGACGCGCTCGCGATGCTGGACGCGGAACCGCCCGAGAGCGACGGCCACAGCCGACTCACCGCAGCCTGCCGGTCGCCGGACTCCTTCGCGGTGGAGCGCGAGGCGCTCGGAAATCGGCTCGACGCCGCGCTGCCGACCGGCGTCTTCGGGCAGATCGAGACGCCGCACGGGGCGGCCGGATCGCCGCCACCGAACGGCGTTCCGAGCGGCGAAGCGACGCTGTCGACGGCGCGCTGCACCGTCACGCTCCGGGTGTGGTACGTGTGAGTCGCGGTATTCGGTCCGACGAGGCGCGAACCGACCGCGCGCAAGTCGTCCTCGTCGCCGCCGCGGTCGTCGCGGTCGCGTTCCTCACGATGACGCTCGCGTACGCCCAACTCGGGTACGACGGCGACAGAACCGGCGCGGGCGCGGTCGAAATCGCCTCGATCGACGACGTCGAACGAAGCATCGAAGCATCGTTCCGTGCGTCGGTTCGCGACGAGGCTACCACCGACCGTGACTCGGTGCGGGGCGATCGCGATTCGGCGTGGCGTGATCGCGACACCGTCGTTCGGCGAATTCGAGCGGACGTCGCGGGAGACCTCGACCGGTTGGAAGGAGTTCACGCCGAGGCCGATCGCTCGCTCGTCGTGTCGTTCGACGATGCGGCCGCGAGCGCGTGGAGCGAGGCGAACTGTCCGGACGGTCGCGGGCGGGCGTTCGGACCGTGTCAGTCGATCGACGGCGTCGTCGTTCAGCAGCGGGCGGGCGAGTTCACGCCCGTCGCGGCCGCGTTTCGGATCCGCGTCGTCTCTCCCGCGGAGTCGACGACGGCGACGGTCGTCGTCTCGGCGGTGTGATCCGCTTCGACCCGTTCCGGTGGTCGGCGTTCACCCGCCGAGGGCGGCGAACAGGACGTACGTCCCGACGTAGCTGACGGAGATGACCGCTGCGAACGCGACGCCGCCGAGGAGGGGTCGGCGGAGGCGGACCAGCCAGTACAGCGCGGCGAACATCAGGCCCTCGCCGACGACGATGAACGCCGGCACGGTGCCGAGCATCGCCAGCGGGGCGGACTCGTACCACCAGATCCCCGCGAAGTGCGCGCCGTACTCGAAGAAGCCGATGAGCACCATCGCGGCGACGGAGGGGCCGATCGTCGCCGCGAGCGGTCCGAACTCCTCACTGAGCCGACGGCCGAGATAGCCGAAGTACGTGACGACGAGCGCCCACGACAGCGGCATGTACAGCGGCGATCCCACGAGCATCGGGAGCGAGTCGGGGTAGACCAACGACCCCGTCGAGACGAGAAACGCGTCGACACCGACTTCGAGGACGCCGGCGACGCTCCCGAGGACGAAGATATCGCGGACGGCCGAAGAGCGGAACGCGATCCAGACGCCAATCGCGTACAACAGGCCGTTGTACGCGTACGTCAGCCACAGCGGCGTCTCGAAGAGGGCGACGTGACCGAAGACGACCATATTCACACCGAGCCACCCGAGCATCTGCCTGTCGCTCGACGACAGCCCGTGCGACGTCCCGGCGAAGCGCTGTGTCGACGCAGTCTCTGGAGTTTTGCTCATCGAGGTATGCGGTCTCAACTCCCCTCGGAGAGAATAAATGTTCGCTCACCGCGATAATCGGAGATATCTGGTCCGCCAATGGTATCAAATACTCAATAATATCTGGTCCCATCGGCCATTCGATCTGCCGTCGTCAATCGATTGGGAGATTCGTCTCTCGACTGGTGGTTTGATGTATGAGTGTCCCATCGAGACAAGACGACCTGCCCTCATATGCCGTGGGAACTCACTGCGACGTCCGCCGTCGGGTTTGGGACGCTCCTCGTCTACGCAGTGCTGACACTCGTGGGTGCGTGGAACTGGGAGTCGCGCTGCGGGCCCGAAGTCACCGTGATGTTCGCCGTCGTCGGTCTCTCCGCGCTCGCGTACTCGATACAGATCGGGTACGACGTGGTCTCGACGCAGGTGTTCTGGTGGGAACTCACCTTCGCGCTCTCGACTGCCGCGCCGTTTCTCTGGCTGGTGTTCGTCGTCCAGTACGTCAGTCGCGCTGAGTGGTTGACGCCGCGACGCGCGGCGCTTTTCGCCCTCGAACCGACGGCGATGGTGGTCGCGATCGCGACGAATCCGATTCACGGACTCGTTTGGACCGTTCCGGCCGGTACGACGGCGTCTGCGGGGAGTGCGATCGAACTCGCCTTCGGTCCGCTCTACTACGGTCATCTGGTGCTCGCGTATCTCGTTGTAATGATCGGGATGGGGCTGATCCTCCTCGTGGGAATCCGCTGGTCGCTCGTTTACTGGAAGCAGGTGATCGTGTTGCTCGTCGCTCCGATCCCGCCGTTTCTCTCGAATATCGCGTTTATGCTCGGTGAGAGCCCGGTACCGCACCTCGATCTCACGCCGTTTACCTTCGCGCTCACCGGGGTCTTCATCGTGCTCGGTCTGTATCAGTTCGATCTGCTCGAACGGGTCCCGATCGCCCGCCAGCAGGCGCTTCAAGTGATGGGCGACGGACTCGTCGTCCTCGACGCGGACCGTACTGTCGTCCAAGTCGACGACATCACCCGGCGGATTCTCGACCCGCCGCCGCGGGTCGGACGTCCGATCGACTCCGTGTTCCCCGATACGCCGTTCGAGCAGCTCCACGGCACGACCGTCACCGACGGGAACAACCTCGCTTACGACATCCGAATCGCGGAACTGACCGACGAACGCGGCGATCGAATCGGGTATGCGTTGATGCTCCGTGACGTCACCAGCCGATACCGTTACGAACAACGCCTCGAAGTGGCGAACCGGGTGCTCCGACACAACCTCCGAAACGATATGAACGTCGTGCGCGGGTACGCCGAGATGGTCGCTTCCGGCTCGGAAGCCGACGCGGGCCGAGCCGCACGCTCGATACTCGATCGCACCGAAGGCCTGCTCACCGTCAGTGACAAGGCCCGGAAGGTGTCCGAACTCGACGATTCCCACGCGCTGGCACCGAACGTCCACGACGTCACTGCGATCGTCGCCGGCGTCGTCCACCAAGCTCGGGGCTCGTATTCCGACATCGAGTTCACGTTCGACAGCGGGTCCCACGTGGATGCCAAACTGACTGACGCCGGAGCGGTCGCGACGGCCGTCGAGGAAGTGATCGAACTGCTCGCCGGGCAACCCGGGACGACCGAGATCGCTCTCGTCGTCGACGAGCGAGACGACGTCGTCATCCGGATCGAATCCGACGGCCCCGGAATTCCCGAGGTCGATCGCGAGACGCTCTCTGTCGGGTCTGAAACGCCGCTACAGCACGCCGAAGGGCTCGGGATGTGGCTCGCGTACTGGTGCGTGACAGAAAACGCCGGAACGCTCTCGTTCGGCGACGGATCCGAGAATAAGGCAGTCGACGCCGACGCTGCGTCGGTCGATGCTGCGCCGGCCGATCCGTCGACCGCTGACGCAGACACCGGTGAGACGGCGACGAGCGTAGTTTTCACACTCCCCGGGGCAGATTCGTAAGGAGGCCACTCGGAATGCGCC
This DNA window, taken from Halobellus sp. LT62, encodes the following:
- a CDS encoding DUF7263 family protein, with protein sequence MNPLGLGSGESVNARAQANLVGFAVAILVVTTVTVAGGALANDALIDADRHPATAHAAERLAEHLVDADATHTRAENDLDQSAVSNLTAADLDEAVPPVRGRPIRVTLGGDVLVERGSADSDAGGESVVVERRVLVTRDVPRTEQVALDEARRVVVLDDHDGRLVIDVDSSGPHNVRTIIAGGRVVLHEPSGLDGRYAVAVPRQYPLRVAFESGGYGGGTATVDWTARNASAERVEVRVGG
- a CDS encoding DUF7262 family protein translates to MGERHRGGPTRRRGERAQLATSLVEATVGALLILSVVAGFVWVPADATQSATELDRIAGDALAMLDAEPPESDGHSRLTAACRSPDSFAVEREALGNRLDAALPTGVFGQIETPHGAAGSPPPNGVPSGEATLSTARCTVTLRVWYV
- a CDS encoding DUF7261 family protein produces the protein MSRGIRSDEARTDRAQVVLVAAAVVAVAFLTMTLAYAQLGYDGDRTGAGAVEIASIDDVERSIEASFRASVRDEATTDRDSVRGDRDSAWRDRDTVVRRIRADVAGDLDRLEGVHAEADRSLVVSFDDAAASAWSEANCPDGRGRAFGPCQSIDGVVVQQRAGEFTPVAAAFRIRVVSPAESTTATVVVSAV
- a CDS encoding DUF6989 domain-containing protein gives rise to the protein MSKTPETASTQRFAGTSHGLSSSDRQMLGWLGVNMVVFGHVALFETPLWLTYAYNGLLYAIGVWIAFRSSAVRDIFVLGSVAGVLEVGVDAFLVSTGSLVYPDSLPMLVGSPLYMPLSWALVVTYFGYLGRRLSEEFGPLAATIGPSVAAMVLIGFFEYGAHFAGIWWYESAPLAMLGTVPAFIVVGEGLMFAALYWLVRLRRPLLGGVAFAAVISVSYVGTYVLFAALGG
- a CDS encoding histidine kinase N-terminal 7TM domain-containing protein, whose translation is MPWELTATSAVGFGTLLVYAVLTLVGAWNWESRCGPEVTVMFAVVGLSALAYSIQIGYDVVSTQVFWWELTFALSTAAPFLWLVFVVQYVSRAEWLTPRRAALFALEPTAMVVAIATNPIHGLVWTVPAGTTASAGSAIELAFGPLYYGHLVLAYLVVMIGMGLILLVGIRWSLVYWKQVIVLLVAPIPPFLSNIAFMLGESPVPHLDLTPFTFALTGVFIVLGLYQFDLLERVPIARQQALQVMGDGLVVLDADRTVVQVDDITRRILDPPPRVGRPIDSVFPDTPFEQLHGTTVTDGNNLAYDIRIAELTDERGDRIGYALMLRDVTSRYRYEQRLEVANRVLRHNLRNDMNVVRGYAEMVASGSEADAGRAARSILDRTEGLLTVSDKARKVSELDDSHALAPNVHDVTAIVAGVVHQARGSYSDIEFTFDSGSHVDAKLTDAGAVATAVEEVIELLAGQPGTTEIALVVDERDDVVIRIESDGPGIPEVDRETLSVGSETPLQHAEGLGMWLAYWCVTENAGTLSFGDGSENKAVDADAASVDAAPADPSTADADTGETATSVVFTLPGADS